AAAGGGCTGGCATGCCCCTTGGACATAATGAACCTGTCCCTCAAAGGCCAGGCAGGATTTTCCGGTTTATGCCGCATCTTGTGATAGTAAAGGGAGATCAGAATCTCCACCCCGGATAAAGACCCTCCTGGATGACCGCTTCCCGCCTCGGTAATGGTTTCTAAGATTTCCTTTCGAAACTGTCTGGCTTTTTCATTGAATTCATCCAGATTGATCTTTTTTGTAATCATCTATCTTTTCTCCTCAGGCTTTTTCCTTTTCACCTCGTGCCCTCCAAACTCGTTTCTCAAAGCAGCAATGACTTTGGCAGAGAAGGATTCTTTTTGACGGGAGCGAAACCGCTCCAGAAGCGAAAGGTTGATAACCGGGGCTGGCACCTCTTCATTGATTGCCTCAAGCACTGTCCATCGGCCTTCTCCGGAATCGATCACATACCCTTCTATTTCCTCCAAGTGAGGACTTTTTTTGAATGCATCCTCAGCCAGCTCTAAAAGCCAGGAGCGAACCACGCTACCCCGGTTCCATAAATGAGAGATCCCGGCAAGGTCTAACTTGAAATCTTTTTTTGCCTGCATTATCTCAAACCCCTCGCCATAGGCTTGAAGAAGGGCATATTCTATTCCGTTGTGAACCATCTTGACAAAATGCCCTGCCCCGTTTTCTCCCAGATGAGCGTAACCATCTTTTGGAGCAAGGGATTTAAATACCGGTTCCAGCTTCAGGAAAGCATCCTTTTCGCCGCCGACCATCAGGCAATATCCTACTTTCAAGCCCCAGATACCGCCGCTTGTGCCTACATCCAGAAAAAAGATACTCTTTTCTTTTAATTGCTCCGCTCTTTTTATGGAATCTTTATAGTATGAATTGCCTCCATCAATTATCACGTCTCCTTTTTGCAAAAGTGAGGAAAGAGAATTTATAGTGTCCTCGGTCGGTTCTCCAGCAGGAACCATAACCCAGACTGCACGTGGAGCCTCCAGCTTTTTTACCAGCTCTTCTAAGGAAGTGACAATTTCAGCACCTTTGGCACTAACTTCTTTTCTTGCTTCCTCGCTTAAATCATAGGCTACCACCTGATGGTTGTGCTGGAGTAAACGCTCAACCATGTTAGACCCCATTTTTCCTAAACCAACAAAGCCTATTTTCATACTTTGCCTCCTGAACTTGGTATGACGATACGTACTGCACTTGAGCTGTTTAAAATTCTTCTAACTGGGGGTTCCTGCCACAACAATTTAGTTTTTCTGGGAAATTTTGTCAATCCTTTTTGTAAAGGAATTCCGTCTCAAGGAGCATGCGCTTCGGAAGCCTGATATACCTGCATTTTTTCGTAGTCGCGTTCGACAATGAGTCAGTAAATTTATCCTTGATAAGATTCGATTGTTTCCTTTAGTGCCTGGCGAATAGGTGTATAGGTGATCCCCAACTCCCTTTCTGCTTTACTCCCATCGAACCTGAACCCCTTTTTCATTGTCCTGATCTGATCCCGGGACATTCCCCATAAAGGAGGTTTTTTTATGATATTTGCAACTTGGGTCAGAATGAAAGCATTTAGCGTAACCAGAGGATCAGGTAAGCGGAACTTCGGTAAGGGGACCCCGGAGATTTCCCTGATCATCTCATTGATTTCTCGCATCGATAGCCGGTATTTCCCCACCAGATATTTCTCTCCAAGGTTATTTTCCTTTTCTAAT
This sequence is a window from Candidatus Zixiibacteriota bacterium. Protein-coding genes within it:
- the gnd gene encoding decarboxylating 6-phosphogluconate dehydrogenase, producing MKIGFVGLGKMGSNMVERLLQHNHQVVAYDLSEEARKEVSAKGAEIVTSLEELVKKLEAPRAVWVMVPAGEPTEDTINSLSSLLQKGDVIIDGGNSYYKDSIKRAEQLKEKSIFFLDVGTSGGIWGLKVGYCLMVGGEKDAFLKLEPVFKSLAPKDGYAHLGENGAGHFVKMVHNGIEYALLQAYGEGFEIMQAKKDFKLDLAGISHLWNRGSVVRSWLLELAEDAFKKSPHLEEIEGYVIDSGEGRWTVLEAINEEVPAPVINLSLLERFRSRQKESFSAKVIAALRNEFGGHEVKRKKPEEKR